The Clavelina lepadiformis chromosome 1, kaClaLepa1.1, whole genome shotgun sequence genome segment TTTCTATGCTTGAAAAATTGATGGTGGACTTTGAAAAGGAAACCATGGCAAAAGACGACTTTGCAGTTCGGTGCAAGGGCTTGGAGAATATGGTTCTTCAGGCTGGGGGAGATAAAAATCTAGAATTGGAAAACTTGTTGgaaaaatataacaacttGCTCCTAGAACATGCTGCATTGAATAAAACGTGCAAAGAACTTGAAAAAGATCACTGTGACGTGGGAGCATTAACACAAAAAGTCAGTGATCTGTCACTGAGAAATGATGAGTTAACCTCTATGAATATAAAGTTCACTCAAGAAGTTGCAGACCTTCAAAACCAAATCCATGCACTTGAGAGAAAGCCAACACATCAGGCAGAAGATATGTTGGCTCAGTCTGCTTTGCAATCAAGATATAGTGACATTGACGGGACGACTCAGCCAGTTGAGGTAAAGCTGAAAGCAGAATCACTTCAAACATCATCACCTGTGGATGAGCTTACAAAAGCTAAACTTGAGATCATCAATGAGACGCTCGCCCAGTTGAAGGTGACTCAACCTGAGATGTGGAATCAAGAGCCAGGAATTAAAAAGTTGATCAACAAACTGGAGGAGGTTGCAGGAAAATCTGcagaattgaaaaagaaatcCAATGAGTGGGTATTTAAGTTGGGTGAAGAGGAAAAGAAGGCATCCGAACTTCAAGACACTGTTCAAAAGCTCCAAGAGGAGATCAGGACCCTAAAACAATCCGAAGTAAAGCTTACAGAGAAAGTTGAAGATCTTCGAGAAGTCAGTGAAGAATATGACTCGCTGAAAAAGAAATATGATGCTCTGCAGAGGGATTGTGACCACTTGAATTCTGCTCTGCAGGAGGAAAAGGATAGTTACGAACAGATCCAAAAACGACTCGACAAGGAAAACTCCCTCATCAAGAAGAAAATTCAGGAACAAAGAAGAAGTCTTTCCTCACTCCAAACGCAGTTGCGGCAAGCAAATAGTGAACTTGAACAAACCAGGAAACAATATCAGGAATCAGAAGAAAATACTAACGATCTGCAAAAGAAGTTGGAATCAGTCATGTCAGATGAAGAAACCTTAAGATCAGCTCTCATTAAAAAAGATGAGAGCCATAAGACTGCACTTGTAGAGCTGAAGGAAAATCTTGATAAAATTCAGCAGAAAAAGGGTGAAGTTCATGATGAATTAGCTCGAGTAAACGAGGAAAAGGAGCAGCTTAAGGTAAAATAttctaattattttaaaaacatattgtATCTTGTTTAGAGACGAAGAATTAAATGTATCTTAAGTGCACACTGAGGTAGTATTACACATCTCAATTGCTTATTTTACAGGTAGCTGGTGATgacacaaaaaagaaattggaGGAAGTCACTGAAAGTATGACCAGAGAAATTGATGAGCTTAAGCAAAAAGTGGAGGAGCTCAATACAAATTCTGAGAGTCGTCTTCTCAAGCATCAGTCTGCGTTATCAACGTTACAAGAAGAGttgcatttgaaaaacaatgatttcCAAGACCTCAAGACGAAATACGATGATTTGTTTGCGGAACTTAACAGTAATAATGAGATGATGTTGGACTTACGATCTCAATTACAGCAAAAAGATCAAGACATGCAAATTGCTCAACAATCGTTGGAGCATCAAGAAGCTGAAAAAATGAATCTGCAATCAAAGATTGAAGAGGATACATTGCAAGGATCCGCTCAGTCTGAATTGGAGGATGCAATGGAAAGTCTTTATGGAGAAAACGAAGATCTCCAAAAGGAGTTGAAAGAAAGACAATCCCTTGTATCTGATCTTGTATCGGATTGTATGAGATTGAAAACTGAACTTGCGACAACAAATACCGAACTTGAAAATTCCAAAACTGAGGTCTCCAACTTGTTTTCTCAAACTCAGTCCTTACTTGCTCTCAAAGCTCAGTATGAAACAAACGAGAATCATCTGAAATCGGAGCTTGCTGAGAAAGATCGAGTGATCCACAAGCAGCAGGAGGAGGTGGAGGAAGTTAGGAATCAACAGGTTCTTCTCCTGAAGGAGTACGGAGTGTCCAGTATCGCAGAAATCCAAGCATTGCTCAACACGTATGTGATGGAGATCAAGTATCTTAAGGATGAGATTGTATCAATGAAAGAAGACTTTGAGGAACTGAAAAATGAGATCCACAACCTAGAATTTCAAAACACCGGCCTCGATGGCCGAAATGAACAGCTACTGGAGCAAATTGCTGGAATGGATAAAAAGATCTCTGAATATGATGCTGAAATATCAAACTTAATCGAGAGATGTAGTTCTGCTGAGCAAGGCTACTCAATTTTGGAGGAAGAATTAGAAGGATCGCGGCTAAGATGGGAGGAAGAAAAAACTGGATTCATCTTAAAGATGGATGAGCAGGAAGCTATTTCCAGCAATGCATCTCATGCCGTCGAAGAATACAAGCAGCAAGTTGTGAGCATTGAAAATCAATACCAAGATTTGTATGACAAACTTCAACAGAAAATAGCAGAAGTGATGCATTTAGAGGAATTGGCTCAGCAGCGTGATGCGCTCCTTAACGAACAGGAGAAGAAATCAATTGAACTTTATGAGGAATACAGATCCCTCGAAGAAGATCTAACCAACAAAGACTCAATTTTCAGGCAAATCATCCATAATTCCCAACCTTCTGTGGTGGATGAAAGCTACCAACGCTCGACTGAAGATGGATCAGGTCATTTTGACATCACTAACATCCGTAAACATGTGAAGCGTTTGGAAGATGCACTGAAGAAGAGACTCTCAAGTGCAGATGAAGATAAATTAAGACTTCTTCAAGAAAGGATGCAAGCAACTGATGCAAGATTACAAAGTCAAACTAATCAGGTAAATGTTCAATCCTAATGTCTGTAACATACTTTAGGTTGAGGAACCGTTGTACACAGCTATGTAGGATTTCTGCAGTTCAATAACGTTGTTATGTGTCTGTAGCTTCATCAGGCACTAGCTGACCGGGATCAGCTACACACACAGTTGTCTTCAACCACCCATGCGCTGCAACAATATCAAGTACAATTTAACAATCTTCATGCAGAGTATAATAAACTTAAAAGTGGTCAACAACCTGAGGTGAGTGTGACCTTTGAACTTCAACTGAATAAACAGCTAGATACGCAAAACCAAAATGAAAACCTTcgaaaaatattaacttgATGCATTTACAGTTTGCTTTGTCACAGGCCGCTCAAACCACAAACCAACCAAGTGACCAAGTTTCTCAATCTGAATATCAAACGCTCCAAAATAGGTGAACCCCTTGTAGCTACTAttaattacaaacattttttaaaactaaaatacaGATCACGTAGTAATCGATCATCCTTTCTAACGTGAAAATGTCTGATGCAAGATAACAATTCCCAAACTTTTCAGGCTGGTGGAAGAAGTGGAtgaaaagaatattttatCAGAAAGACTGAATCAGCTTGAAAATCAACTTCAGGAGGAAATTGATAACAAAAATAAGGTAAACATCCTTGTGAATGCCTATTATATGATAACCCACAGATCCATTCATTTCTAATTAACATGCTCTTAAAATTTTACATCACATGCTTGCCCATCAAGTCCTAAaggatattttttgttatagtaAATCATTTCTCACATTTAGATAATAGAACAATGGAGGGAGGAAGTCCACTCGTTGTGGAGAAATCAAGATAATTCGAGCACAAGCATCACCATCCCTAGTGGTAATGTCAATGAGGAAAAAGCAGTTCTTTTAAAACCGTCTTCATTTACGAGAAAGGTGCTGACTTGTTGAAAATTTAGTTCTgtaaaatgattccaattttGTCCGGAAAAAATGTTGTGGTAAAGTGTTTTTCACTTGTGGTATCAAAGTGATCATGGAAAGCGTAATCAATTAATCATGTGTATGACTTTGTGTAGGTTAAACGATCCAGAACTCTCTGTTCGCAGTGGATTAGAGGCAAATCACAACTGAGGTCACATTGCAGACCTTTCTCACTTCGCGCACTTGTTactatttattttgtatttttacatattttcgCAGTTAAATGTGCAGTTGGGTTATGATCATATAGCTGTCAAGATATTTATTGACAACTACGTTTCAGTTCCCTTCAGCAGTTCCTACATATCATGCATATGTTTATTGTCAACCTTGCGGTAGCTGTGACTGCTCTTTTCCGTATTCTTTTAGTACTGTGTGCAATAAACTATGCTTTGGGTGCTAGTagtgtaatttttatttatcagaATCTATAAATACTTTCACTCTTTATGCGATGCAAATAAAATACGGCAATAGCAAAAACTGCATCATTCCAACTTCCGATTATGACAGTGATAAGGCATGCATGATGGTAGAACACTCATTGCTCGTGGCGCTGCATCAATTATCTGGGAGACAGACAATCTGTGTGTGATTCCCAGATGTCAGCTAGTATTCCTCATCTGAACTCTCATCCTTTTGATTATCATACGAAGAGCGAATCGATGAAGTCATCACGTCATGAACTTTAGGAGTTGGGTCTTTCTCCAAATCGCTCACTAAAACTCCTGCTTCATGAAGCTTCCATTCCAGAACTAAAGTGTGTATGTAACAAAGTGCAAGGACCCAATGTACTGTATGTGGAAGGATTGTTATTGATATGGCATTAATGTTAAATTTCTCAGCATATCAGTCCAGCTTCctgcaataaaaactttgtttcttACCATCAAGTTTCAAGTTCATTCCGCCAAAAACGTGAGGTCCCACCCACTGCGTCTTCATATCACCATCCTTGTATATAAATATTGTTGGCAGGTTTTTATCAGGATAATTTGGAATGCAAGTTGTTGATATACTTTTGAGGAACTTCACAGCTGGAAACTTTGGTGCAAGGCAGGTCAAATGTTGGTTTATGAGAGAACATAATGGAATTCTACGAAACATATCAAATTAAAATCTCTGTATCACCACCTCCTATAAACTTTGTGTAACATTTTAGAAAGCTTCACAAATAATTGTTACAAACTACTGTGTGGATGCTGTCACAATTTTTCCAGATGACTAGGTAAAAAACTAGTTATTAATTATACCACTTATTGATATTTTGTATGGCCCCACCAGTCAGAGGCATGTGGACACAAGTTACTATTATCATTATAACAGTAATGAACTACTAATTAATCTATTACCCTTGTCTGTAAAGATGCAGCACCACCCAAACCCCATCACCAGCCTTGTTCACTTCTTGCACATATTCCACGGCAGTTATTTCATTGACTTCCCCATATTTTGCTTTCATTCTTGCCGCCTTCATTTCAGCTATCCTCTTCTGCCTGTGGGGTCAAAACAGACAGatatttcattatttaattgaaaaatacagTCTCATATGAGTTCGTCATAAAGCAGCGCAGGGCATGTTGTATCAGATAGTTTTATGCTATTTATTATCTTCTTACGAGACCATACCTGTACGCTTCCATTActctttcttcttcttcatcttcAAACTCAGCAAGCTCATCGAGAGTCATGTCCTCATAGTTGTTGACTATACAAgatgataaaataacaaaattatatcGTTTTAAATCATTTGAAGAATTCAAATGCTTCattaacattaaatttgcatttttttttataaattataatatcAGAACCAGGCTCTGATTGGTCAACTTCCTCCTTTTCAACAACTTTTTCCTTTTGTGGTATAATTCCATGTTTGCGTAAAGCGTCATTCCACTCAGTGTCTTCATTTTGATCCTGCAGTAAATATGACCGTaacatatatttaaaaagATCAAATATATTCCGTTGGAAATTACGAATAACACTTTTGGTCTTTTAGTTTTAGAAGTTTTCAGCAAAGTTGGAAATTAAGTTTGATATCAACAGATATGCTGTGGTGCCTCCTTGGATAAtaatctaaaattataaattgagTCTATACACTTCACCTGCATGATGATCTTTTTACAGTTGTTGTTCTAACAGTTTTATATACAACAAATATCACCCTATATTGTAAGACACctaaacaaattgcttttAGACTGTGCATAAACATCATTTTCAAATCGAAAACTAACAGGCAATAAGGCAATGTCAATAAAACTAGTTCGTTGCTGCGCATGTGAATGTCAAGGTATGTAATATAAAGCAAGCAACTCGCAATGTAGATACGAATTTGCAATTTACTGAAGTCATCATTATGAAAAATGTTATAATCTAAAgtacaacacaaaacaaagttgacataaaatatgtttagcAACAAATACAATTACATCTGCAAAATTGTGTTGATAAAGTTATGATGTCCAAAAAATATATCCCAAACCATCAGCAGTACATAAATACCAGGTATGACATACTAAATATGTCATGATGGCaactaaacaaaaatcaaaactaaGATAGTTTTCTATTAAGCAAAGCAACTTGTACATAAACCTTTGTTAACTACCCGAAATGGGGGCACTGGTTCTACCAGATGATTCGCTTTTTATTATTGCTTTTGGCATCTTTTTCAGCAATTCTGGCACTTCAATTTTCTCGTTAAAGTCTTTCCACAGCTCATACAGCTTCAAAATAACACGAGtgatttcaattattttatctATGTCAACATTAAGGTCAGCAAACCAATCCTTTGCTTTGTGTTCTAGATTTTGCATGACACATGCCATGTGCAGGCATGCCAGTGCAATTTGGAAAGGTGGATACAGTAAATTAACATCTGTGCGATATGTGTCATTTACAATACGCCACGCAATTGGTAGGAGAGAATCAGCAAGGTTAAGGTCAGCAACATATTGCACAAGCGGACGGTATGGGTGATATACAACTAAACAACAGTCCATCAGCTCAAGCAAGTAAAACTCGCATTCCCATATGTGATTATGGCGGTAAATAAAATCATTAGGAAATGCATATGAAAACTTGCTTTTAATTACGCTTGTTGTGGCATTGGAGATGCGATTGTTCGAAAGGACGCCAAACTCTTCCACTTTGGAAGCGAGAAGAATACAAGTTGGTGCAAGAAGCAAAGGATCACAACTTCGAAGTGGATGTTTCGAATAAAAGCGCTTAAAATAAATAGTGGCGGTAGCGATCACTTGCTGTCGTGCTTTCAATTGTTCACCAATGGCCTGAATAACATTGGCAAAAAACATCATTATCTTTTGGTAATCTGTCTCTCCCAGAAGCTGCAGATCTTCATTGCGTTCACGAGTTAAAAAATCCTGAGTAAGTAACCACTGTTTGCAATGGGAGCTCTGCCAGAAATTACCAGACATCCTTCTACAATACCACTATAATATCGCAtaaataaaaagcaacaataaattttatgaatCTAAAACAATCGGCTGGCAGTTATTTTTACAATGATATCTAGATTGTTAGACATaacacaataaacaaaaagctgtcactattttatcaaaacatttCTCATAGTTTATTGTTAATCTAACTTTTAATGTTATAGGCCTAACATAGTAACGTAAACCTAATAGAAATCTTTCTTCTAATCTAGACTTCGGTTTACAATAAAACCCTAATTAGcttaaatcgactttttgcaCATATctattctcctaacctaataGTAAAACATGCTTGCGCCTTTACACGGTTTGTTTAAGCAGAAGTAGGCCAAGACAAATATAGGCTTATCGCCCTAGCGGCCTAGCCTGTCATTACATTAcctcattagtcattagtaTTACCCATATTATAGGCCAAAAAGTCGATGTTAAGTGCAATAGAGAAATGCCAAATTTAGACATAAATCACAAAATAAGCTTTAGGAAATATCATAAACGAAAAGTATAGGCCAAGGGTTTAGATATCTTAACAAATCGTAAAGGTCTTTCATAAACGAATATTTTGGGCTACTCCCATATTTGGTTATGATTAACGAAACAGCAAACAATTTATGCGAGACGGCGTTGTTGTATCTGAGTAACATTTTTACGCCACTGGCGTGTGAGCGTAACAGCAACTGGCGCATGAGAATTCCAGCCTCTGTCGAGTGATGTCACGGTTCATTTTCATTAAGATGGGCAGGTCCCTTTGTCGTGTTGAAAATATGTGATTCTTGGATAACTTGGTAACAATTTGTACAGCAAGGGCGAGAATGATGAGCTTCGTTATAAGCATGACATTTTTCTACGTTCTACCAAAAGGCTTCTACTGCAAGCACATGCGTGGGTGCTAGCCAACTGcacaaaaagaaagaaagtAAGCTTTTGCGTCAGTGGAAGAAGGAAAACACTCAAGCAACTGTTACTCATAAACTCACGCGCACTGACTCACAATAACTTACGCGCTGTGGAACATATAGCGTTCATAAAAACCACGCGCCAGTGGCTTAGGCAGTTCAAATAACAATGCACTGCGCAGCTGTCCCGTAACTTATTGTAAAGGTATCAATTCGCTTCAGACAAACAGTTCTGGCAATTTCCACGGCTTTCCAGCTGTTAAcgatgttgttgttgttaccTGCTAGCACACAATTGCCACACCTCGTCCTGATTCATAATaacattaattaaaacatGGCCAATTGGCCGACGGTGATCAAATTAAGTTATTAGCATACGATGTAGCGTGCATAGAACAACAGCTTAGTTGGAAGACAAAAGAATATCTAAGGATTCTCTGCAAAATTAATTGGCTGCAACATATAGGACTGCAAATGAGTACGGTTCCCATTACACGAAAGGTAACAGTGCCGGCGAAAACCATTCAAGTGCGAACTTGAAGGACCGCTAGCATGCTTGATGCGATGAACAGCGCTAGGAAGTGAGTGAGACAAAGGCAAGACAACTGTTCCCAAGTATCAG includes the following:
- the LOC143446122 gene encoding phosducin-like protein 3 translates to MQDQNEDTEWNDALRKHGIIPQKEKVVEKEEVDQSEPVNNYEDMTLDELAEFEDEEEERVMEAYRQKRIAEMKAARMKAKYGEVNEITAVEYVQEVNKAGDGVWVVLHLYRQGIPLCSLINQHLTCLAPKFPAVKFLKSISTTCIPNYPDKNLPTIFIYKDGDMKTQWVGPHVFGGMNLKLDVLEWKLHEAGVLVSDLEKDPTPKVHDVMTSSIRSSYDNQKDESSDEEY
- the LOC143446114 gene encoding cyclin-C-like codes for the protein MSGNFWQSSHCKQWLLTQDFLTRERNEDLQLLGETDYQKIMMFFANVIQAIGEQLKARQQVIATATIYFKRFYSKHPLRSCDPLLLAPTCILLASKVEEFGVLSNNRISNATTSVIKSKFSYAFPNDFIYRHNHIWECEFYLLELMDCCLVVYHPYRPLVQYVADLNLADSLLPIAWRIVNDTYRTDVNLLYPPFQIALACLHMACVMQNLEHKAKDWFADLNVDIDKIIEITRVILKLYELWKDFNEKIEVPELLKKMPKAIIKSESSGRTSAPISGS